A region of the Candidatus Palauibacter scopulicola genome:
CGAACACCGGGTTCTTGCGTGATTGGTGGAGCGTGCAGCGGGAGCAGGCGGCGACGAGCGCGGCCAGCGACGCCAGGTCCGGCGCCTCCCCGATCATCGGCCCCGTCACCGCCGGGTCGGGGCTGGTCCCCGCTTCCGCGGGAGCGCCATCTCCGTCCGCGGCGGCGGCGATGCCCGATCGAGCCCGGCGGCGCGCGGCGGTCAGGCCGCGCACGATCTCTTCGCGCGTCGCATGCTCGAGCATGAGCGCATTCCCCTCGGCGGAGAGCGTCTGCTCGAGAAAGGCGCGGGCGAGCGTCCGGGCCTCGGCGTCCGGCGGCTTCACCCCGCGTCCGCCGCCGGCATCGAGGCTTCGACCCGGTCGAGCAACTCGTCCGCCAACTCGGTCTTCTTCGCCAAAGGCAACTCCTCCACCCTGCCGCTCCGGTCGATCAACGTGATGCGGTTCGTCTCGGATTCGAATCCCGCGCCGGGTTCCACGGCCGAGTTCACCGCGACGAGGTGCATGCCCTTCCGCTCGAGTTTCTCCCGTCCGCGGGCCAGAAGGTCCTCCGTTTCGAGCGCAAAACCCAGAGTAAAGATTCCCTTCCGTTCGCGGAACGCCCGCGTCTCCAGCAGCAGGTCCGGGCCCGCCCGGAGCGCGACTTCGAACCCCTTCCCGGCCCCGTCCGTCTTTTTGATCTTCGAGTCCGACGCGCTGGCCGGCTCGAAATCGCCGACGGCGGCGGCCATCAACAGGATGTCCGCATCCGTCAACGCGGTCTCCAGCGCGGCGAGCATCTCGCCGGCCGTCTCGACCTCCACCACGTCCGGTCCCGCGGGCCGCGGCAGCCGGCCGGGTCCGCTGATGAGCGTGACATCGCCACCGCGCCGCCAGGCGGCCTCGGCGAGCGCAAACCCCATGCGGCCCGAGGAGCGGTTCGTGATGAAGCGGACGGGATCCAGCGGGGCTCTCGTCGGCCCCGCCGTCGCGACGATCCTCCGTCCGCGCAGCCCGGTCGCCGTCTCGAGCACCCGTCCGATGCGCGGCAGGATCTCCTCCGGCTCCAGCAGGCGTCCCGGCCCGCTTTCCCCCTCCGCTAGCGGACCATCGGCCGGCCCCGCGATTCCGTAGCCGACCTCGGCCAGTCGCACGACGTTCGCCTGCGTGATCGGATGTTCCCACATCCGCGTGTTCATCGCGGGACAGACGATGACCGGCGCCCGCGAGGCCAACACGGCGGTCGTCGCCAGATCGTCCGCGGCCCCGGCCGCGAGCCTGGAGATGAGGTTGGCCGTCGCGGGCGCGATGACGATGACATCGGCTTCGAGTCCGAGATCCAGGTGCGACATCGGCCGGTCCCACAGTGACGCGTGCACCGGGCGGCCCGTAATCCCCTCGAAGGTGACGCGTCCGACGAAGCGCTCGGCCGACGCGGTCAGGATGACCTCGACCCCGGCCCCGGCCTCGATCAGGCGGCGGGTGAGGATCGCGCTCTTGTACGCGGCGATCCCGCCGGATACGACGAGCAGCACGCGACGACCGTCAAACGGCCGCACGGAGCTAGCGGTCCGGCAGGGGTGTCGCCACGGGCTGCTGCTACGGAATCAGCGTGGGGCGCGCCCGGACGAGCCGGTATTGCAGCTTCTTCTCCTCGGACGTCAGCGCGTCCGCGGCGACCGTCGTCAGCTTCTCCGCGCCGTACGGCGAGCGTTCGAGCGGGAGGGCGTTGAGTTCGCGCGCATACTTCGCGGCGACGAGCACGCCCAGGTACTTGTTGGTCGCCGCCTTCGCCACGGCGTCCGGGGTAAACACCTTCATTCTATCTCTCCCTCGACCATCACGGTCCAGCCGGTTCCATCGCATTCCGCGCCGCGGCCCTCGCCGGAACCGCGCCCAAGCATGAATCTACCACATGCGTCACAGGGCATCCAACTGTCCGATGATGCCCGTTACGTACCGCCGCTCCGCCGCCTTGAGACCGCGGCGGGGCGCGAGTCCCTCCGCCACCAGCGCCGACACTTCGGCCACCGCGTCCTCGATGCGGTCGTTGACGACGAGCCCGTCGAACTCCGCCGCGGCCTTCAACTCCGACCGGGCGTTCGCGAGCCGGCGCCGGAGCTGCTCCGGGCTCTCGCTGCCCCGCCCCCTCAGCTGCCGCGCAATGCGCCCGGCCGTGGGAGGGACAATGAAGATCGAGAGGACCTCTGCGACGGCCCCCCACACCTGCCGCGCCCCCTGCACGTCGATGTCCAGCAGGAGATGGGCGCCCGCTTCCCGCGCCCGGTCGAGGTTGTCACGCGGCGTCCCGTAGCATTCGCCGTGGACGGTCGCGTGTTCGAGCATGGCGCCGGAGTCCGCGAGCGCCTCGAAGCGGCTCCGCGAGACGAACCGGTAGTCCACGCCATCGCGCTCTCCCGCGCGCGGCGCGCGCGTCGTCATCGAGACCGAGAAGAGGAATCCGGGGGAGCGGACTTCGGCGAGCAACCGGTCGCGGATCGTTGTCTTCCCCGCCCCGGAGGGGCCGGAGAGGATGACGGGGAAGAGGGCATCGGACCCGGACGCAACCGGGCTCACTCGACGTTCTCCACCTGTTCCCGGAGCCGCTCGATCTCGTTCTTCGCCTCCACGACGAGTCGCGAGATTCGGGAGTCGTTCGCCTTTGCGCCCAGCGTGTTGAATTCGCGCTGCAACTCCTGCACGAGAAAGCCGAGCCGCCGCCCCACCGGCTCCTCGACCGGGGCCTCCAGGAACTCCTCGAAGGCGTCCACGTGCGAGCGGGCGCGCACGAGTTCCTCGCTGATCTCCCAGCGGTCGGCGATGAGCGCGATCTCGCGCAGCAGCCGATCCTCGTCCAATCCCTTCCCCGCCAGGTCCGCGACCGCCTCACGGAGCCGGTGCCGCTCGCGCTCGAGCCGTTCCGGCGCCAGCGCCTCCGCGCCATCGATCGCCTCCCGGAGCCCCGCCAGGCGTCCCCGAAGGTCGACCTCGAGCCGGGCCCCTTCTCCGTCCCGCATCTCCACCAGCAGGTCGAGCGCCTCCGCCGCCGCCCGCTTCACATCTCCCATCTCCGGCACGAACTCCCCGCCCTCGCCGCCCGCCCTCCGGAAGATCCCGCCCACGCCCAGCAGCGAAGCCATGTCCGGTTCGCCGGACACCCCGAAATCATCCCGGAGCCGCGCGCACGCGTCGAGCACTTCCCGCACGCGCGCCTCGTCCAGACTCGCGCCGCCCGCCTCCGGGGCGCCCTCCACGCGGACAAAGAGATCCAGGCGGCCGCGGCGCGCCCGGGATTCCGCGAGCGCGCGCAGGTCGCCCTCCGAGTGCTCCACCCCGGGGGCCGCCTTCACCACGACCTTCAGCCCGCGGGAATTCACCGAGCGCGCTTCGACCGTGACCGTTCCGGTCTCCACCGTCACGGTCGCCGAGCCGTAGCCGGTCATGCTGCGAATCACTTCGCCCTCTCCCTCCGCGGCGCGCGCGCGGTCAATTGGCGATCAATTGGCGATCAATTGAAGAAGTCCCAGCGAAGTCCGTACACGTTGACCCCGCGCGGGAACCCCGCCCCCTGAAAATCGCCGAGTCGATCCGCCCCCAGGTTGCCGAAACGCCAGAAGAACCGAAAGTCGGCGATCTTGAACATCAGGTGTCCGCCCATCCAACTGTCCGCCTCCAGCATCACCGGGTCGGGGGAGCCGGGGACGGGGACGAGACGCTCCCCGCGGCGGTCGATGTGCAGGGACACCCAGATCCGGAGATTCTCGTCGAAGAAGGTATCGGTCAGGTAGAGCTCCGTGCGGAACAGGCGATCGGGGAGGAAGAGGGTCTCGGCGCCGCGGGAGTCGAACTTTCGCCACGACGCCCGCAGGCGGATCGGCGCCACGTCACGAAGCAGCACGCCGAGGGGCACGACCGGCCCGTCGAAGCGCACCTCCAGCGACGTGATGTCCACCTCCCCGGAATCCGCGACGACGAGCCGGTCGAAGGGAGCGCCGAAGCCGACCTGCCGATCCATCCACTGTTCCGAATAGCGGCCGCCGACGTTGAACGGCCCGATCTCGAAGGCCGCGGAGGCGCCGCGCGAATCGAACCGCAGGCTGTCCGCGAGCGGGAATTCCGCTGTCTCCAGGGTGTCGAGCATGGGATGCAGGGGGAAGCCGATGCCCCGGGTGCCCTCCGCGGTGAAGGCCCTGAGTGCGATCGGAAACAGGAGCGTGTCGCGGAAGGCGATCCCCGCCCGCCAGGACTCCGTCGGAAACTCGTTCCAGCTCGCGAGCTCCGCCCCGCCCTCGAGCGCGAAGGGGCCGATGGGTTGCCAGGCGGAGAGATCCGCGAGGCGCGAGGCATAGGCATCGCGCCCGGCGAAACGGAGGCCCATCGAGACCCCTCCCGATCCCGGCCGGGCCGAGAATCGCAGGCCGACGCCATCCGCGCCCCGCTTCGGTGCAAGGCTGTCCGGGACGTTGGCGACGATGTCCTTGAAGCTCGTGGCCTGACTGTAGGCTTCGATCTGCGCTCGCGGCCCCAGGTTCGCCCGCGTCCGCAGCACGAGTTCGCGGCGCGAGAATTCCAGCGTGTCGAGCCCGGTGCGTTCGATGTTCTCCGAACGATAGTCCAGCTGAACCCCGAAATCGTTCGAGCGCGGCATCCACGAGAAGCGACCCTGCACCGCGAAGCGGTTCTGGTCGTTCTGCCTGTCCCGGACGTCGTACCGCTCGAAGGAGGCTTCGACGTTGGACGCGCCGCCCAGCGAGTTGGCGAAGACGGCGTCGAGGATCTCGGAGCGTGGATCCCCCGTGATCCCGCTCACGCGCGAGTAGGCCTGGACCCCGTCGTGGCTAATGAGGTCGACGTCGATGACGAGGCCGTCCGCACCGCGATACACGCGCACCCGGTCGACATAGTTCAACGACACGCGGCGGAGGTCCGCCTGGGTTCGGGAGAGGGGGAGGACTTCGCGCCCGTCGATGTAGAGGGTCACGAGCCCCGGCCCGAAGCCGCCGTCGAAGACGTGGTGCGGCCCCTGGTAGAACTCGCCGCGAACGCCCGTGATCCCCGGAACGTGCTCGAGCAGGAGTTCGATGAGGGTGAACGAGGGGGAAGAGTGGACGCACTCGCGGTCGCAGTCGAAGATCTCGTGCGTGGGGCCGCGCAGGCCCGTCAGCCGCCGTGGGAAGCTCTGCGCCCGCGGCCGTACACTGTCGGCGAACGCGGCGAGGACGGAATCGGGCACGACCTCCAGGCTGTCCACCACCGGCGGCAGGCTGTCCGGGAGGGGCGGCTCCTGGGCGTGGGCCGCGGAGACGCCCCCGGCCGCGAGCAGCAGCGCGCCCGGCAGCCCGCTCGGCAGTCGCCCGCGGCACAATTCCGCGCCGGAGCCAAGCGCGCGGACGAAGATCTTGATCACCCTCGCTGGCGCAGCCATTCGTGGACGAGCCGGACGCCGACCCCGGTGGCCCCCTTCGGCTGCCAGCCACGCGCTTCCTTCGCCCATGCGGTACCCGCGATGTCGAGGTGGGCCCAGGGCACGTCGTCCGACACGAACTCACGCAGG
Encoded here:
- the coaBC gene encoding bifunctional phosphopantothenoylcysteine decarboxylase/phosphopantothenate--cysteine ligase CoaBC; amino-acid sequence: MLLVVSGGIAAYKSAILTRRLIEAGAGVEVILTASAERFVGRVTFEGITGRPVHASLWDRPMSHLDLGLEADVIVIAPATANLISRLAAGAADDLATTAVLASRAPVIVCPAMNTRMWEHPITQANVVRLAEVGYGIAGPADGPLAEGESGPGRLLEPEEILPRIGRVLETATGLRGRRIVATAGPTRAPLDPVRFITNRSSGRMGFALAEAAWRRGGDVTLISGPGRLPRPAGPDVVEVETAGEMLAALETALTDADILLMAAAVGDFEPASASDSKIKKTDGAGKGFEVALRAGPDLLLETRAFRERKGIFTLGFALETEDLLARGREKLERKGMHLVAVNSAVEPGAGFESETNRITLIDRSGRVEELPLAKKTELADELLDRVEASMPAADAG
- the gmk gene encoding guanylate kinase → MSPVASGSDALFPVILSGPSGAGKTTIRDRLLAEVRSPGFLFSVSMTTRAPRAGERDGVDYRFVSRSRFEALADSGAMLEHATVHGECYGTPRDNLDRAREAGAHLLLDIDVQGARQVWGAVAEVLSIFIVPPTAGRIARQLRGRGSESPEQLRRRLANARSELKAAAEFDGLVVNDRIEDAVAEVSALVAEGLAPRRGLKAAERRYVTGIIGQLDAL
- a CDS encoding YicC/YloC family endoribonuclease; amino-acid sequence: MIRSMTGYGSATVTVETGTVTVEARSVNSRGLKVVVKAAPGVEHSEGDLRALAESRARRGRLDLFVRVEGAPEAGGASLDEARVREVLDACARLRDDFGVSGEPDMASLLGVGGIFRRAGGEGGEFVPEMGDVKRAAAEALDLLVEMRDGEGARLEVDLRGRLAGLREAIDGAEALAPERLERERHRLREAVADLAGKGLDEDRLLREIALIADRWEISEELVRARSHVDAFEEFLEAPVEEPVGRRLGFLVQELQREFNTLGAKANDSRISRLVVEAKNEIERLREQVENVE
- a CDS encoding TonB-dependent receptor plug domain-containing protein, translated to MAAPARVIKIFVRALGSGAELCRGRLPSGLPGALLLAAGGVSAAHAQEPPLPDSLPPVVDSLEVVPDSVLAAFADSVRPRAQSFPRRLTGLRGPTHEIFDCDRECVHSSPSFTLIELLLEHVPGITGVRGEFYQGPHHVFDGGFGPGLVTLYIDGREVLPLSRTQADLRRVSLNYVDRVRVYRGADGLVIDVDLISHDGVQAYSRVSGITGDPRSEILDAVFANSLGGASNVEASFERYDVRDRQNDQNRFAVQGRFSWMPRSNDFGVQLDYRSENIERTGLDTLEFSRRELVLRTRANLGPRAQIEAYSQATSFKDIVANVPDSLAPKRGADGVGLRFSARPGSGGVSMGLRFAGRDAYASRLADLSAWQPIGPFALEGGAELASWNEFPTESWRAGIAFRDTLLFPIALRAFTAEGTRGIGFPLHPMLDTLETAEFPLADSLRFDSRGASAAFEIGPFNVGGRYSEQWMDRQVGFGAPFDRLVVADSGEVDITSLEVRFDGPVVPLGVLLRDVAPIRLRASWRKFDSRGAETLFLPDRLFRTELYLTDTFFDENLRIWVSLHIDRRGERLVPVPGSPDPVMLEADSWMGGHLMFKIADFRFFWRFGNLGADRLGDFQGAGFPRGVNVYGLRWDFFN